Proteins encoded by one window of Bactrocera oleae isolate idBacOlea1 chromosome 4, idBacOlea1, whole genome shotgun sequence:
- the LOC106624165 gene encoding uncharacterized protein isoform X1: protein MVLTSEKNYFNGESQLNEGNTLVQHDFMLENAKCFLCDRNFVEGEDTFLIFEIRLRDDGGIDNPLSLILATALGRDLDEINSHSNLLCASCNKNTLEFEKLLHKFCELRIKIIKAYNQTVQMYNIDPIVIDCENEISRIEKSEFGELIENIIIDELHNKTLNENSAESSNESLESFDDDTAEAIESKVLVDTELSLDDTVDLIEEISESEEIITESKLLNIQRQSEEQIVNPQLNNYSGIIADFTEDRPQDLMIFHMQHDGTRISEQLTHPVDGKNKGPLIYDPDKTNNKSSTINYAITTDNPENVNVVAEDVQIKMVFEQENNLYFCLLCEEQKTMAAEPFAEHMLTNHDLNFYSCEICSAGFLSIESMKEHIESMHLNLSNIKQVENLENSCEECQQVFSDNQLLHVHKRTHSNTALQYECSDCQKKYSCRKVLLDHLNMHTGRRPYKCSKCPKDFASKYTLQGHMKIHSERLRPYKCDKCNKTFLNQQTFSHHKKLHIGEKSFICDICSKDFSTQHNLDVHKIVHTGQRPFICRTCGKSFARRAEIKDHERIHTGEKPYKCDMCDAAFAQRSNLMTHRKSTHLNEKLHKCDQCDRSFKRRRLLQYHINAVHTGVRPHECEICGSSFVYPEHKKKHMLIHGNTKPYTCEICGKEFNSCANRNAHRYVHSTKKPYECLKCGVGFMRKPLLLTHMKLAGHTNDTIIINQPNISDKRTLTLERDMSLVDLCDETNEVPASSKSQDSNSSVGKALQLITQHTGEVISDVAEVSTVQYLQFDDLDKDGHQIITWVDIGRNTDHN from the exons ATGGTGTTAActtcagaaaaaaattactttaatggTGAATCACAATTAAATGAAGGAAACACTTTAGTCCAGCATGACTTTATGTTAGAAAATGCCAAATGTTTCCTCTGTGATCGCAATTTTGTTGAAGGGGAAGATACTTTCCTAATTTTTGAAATCCGTCTGCGTGACGATGGCGGAATTGATAACCCTTTATCTCTTATATTGGCAACTGCTTTAGGCAGAGATTTAGATGAAATTAACTCGCATTCCAAT ttGCTCTGCGCGTCTTGCAATAAAAATACTTTGGAGTTTGAGAAATTGCTTCATAAATTTTGTGAACTgcgtataaaaataatcaaagcgTATAATCAAACTGTTCAAATGTACAACATAGATCCCATAGTTATTGATTGTGAAAACGAGATATCTCGAATAGAGAAATCTGAATTTGgtgaattaattgaaaatataattattgatgAATTGCACAATAAAACCCTAAACGAAAATTCAGCCGAAAGCTCGAATGAGAGCTTAGAATCATTTGACGATGATACTGCAGAAGCAATTGAGTCGAAAGTTCTTGTAGATACAGAACTGTCGTTGGATGACACAGTGGATTTAATAGAAGAAATATCCGAAAGCGAGGAAATAATTACTGAAtctaaacttttaaatattcaaagaCAAAGCGAGGAACAAATTGTGAATCCTCAACTCAATAATTACAGCGGGATTATTGCAGACTTTACAGAAGATCGTCCGCAAG atttgATGATTTTTCATATGCAACACGACGGTACAAGAATCTCTGAACAATTAACTCATCCCGTAGACGGTAAAAACAAAGGGCCCTTAATATATGATCCAGATAAAACTAATAACAAAT CTTCCACTATAAATTATGCAATTACAACAGACAATCCTGAAAATGTTAATGTCGTGGCAGAGGATGTGCAAATTAAAATGGTTTTTGAACAAGAAAACAATCTATACTTTTGCTTATTGTGCGAGGAACAAAAGACAATGGCAGCAGAACCATTTGCAGAGCATATGCTCACAAATCATGATTTGAACTTTTATTCTTGTGAGATTTGTTCTGCTGGTTTCCTTTCAATTGAAAGTATGAAAGAACATATAGAAAGTATGCATTTAAATTTGTCTAACATCAAACAAGTTGAAAACCTAGAAAATTCATGTGAAGAATGCCAACAAGTTTTTAGCGATAATCAATTGTTGCATGTACACAAACGAACTCACAGCAACACTGCTTTGCAATACGAATGTTCAGATTGTCAGAAGAAATACAGTTGCCGAAAAGTATTGCTTGATCACTTGAATATGCACACCGGTCGTCGACCATACAAGTGCTCGAAATGCCCAAAGGACTTCGCATCAAAATATACATTGCAAGGGCATATGAAAATTCACAGTGAACGATTACGCCCATATAAATGcgataaatgtaataaaacatTTCTTAACCAACAAACCTTCTCCCACCATAAGAAGCTACACATAGGAGAAAAGTCGTTCATATGTGATATTTGCTCAAAGGACTTTAGCACCCAACACAATTTAGATGTGCATAAGATTGTGCATACTGGTCAGCGACCGTTTATATGCCGAACTTGTGGCAAATCATTCGCACGTCGTGCTGAGATTAAAGATCATGAACGTATACATACGGGAGAGAAACCTTATAAATGTGATATGTGCGATGCTGCATTCGCACAGCGTTCAAACTTAATGACGCACCGAAAGTCCACACATTTAAATGAGAAGTTACACAAGTGCGATCAGTGCGACCGTTCGTTTAAAAGACGCCGTTTATTACAATATCATATCAATGCAGTACACACAGGTGTGCGTCCTCACGAATGCGAAATATGCGGTTCTTCATTTGTTTATCCTGAACATAAGAAAAAACATATGCTTATACACGGAAATACTAAACCATATACTTGTGAAATATGCGGTAAGGAATTTAACAGTTGTGCTAATCGCAATGCTCATCGTTACGTACATAGCACAAAAAAGCCATATGAGTGTCTGAAATGCGGTGTTGGCTTCATGCGCAAGCCTTTATTGTTGACACATATGAAACTTGCAGGGCATACGAACGACACCATTATCATTAACCAACCAAATATCAGTGACAAAAGGACGCTGACTTTAGAAAGAGACATGAGCCTTGTAGACTTGTGTGATGAAACTAACGAAGTTCCCGCGAGCTCCAAATCACAAGATTCAAATTCAAGTGTTGGCAAAGCACTGCAACTAATTACGCAGCACACAGGAGAAGTTATAAGCGATGTTGCCGAAGTGAGCACTgtacagtatttgcaatttgatgATTTAGATAAAGATGGTCATCAAATAATTACTTGGGTAGATATTGGACGCAATACAGATCATAATtaa
- the LOC106624165 gene encoding uncharacterized protein isoform X2 → MVLTSEKNYFNGESQLNEGNTLVQHDFMLENAKCFLCDRNFVEGEDTFLIFEIRLRDDGGIDNPLSLILATALGRDLDEINSHSNLLCASCNKNTLEFEKLLHKFCELRIKIIKAYNQTVQMYNIDPIVIDCENEISRIEKSEFGELIENIIIDELHNKTLNENSAESSNESLESFDDDTAEAIESKVLVDTELSLDDTVDLIEEISESEEIITESKLLNIQRQSEEQIVNPQLNNYSGIIADFTEDRPQDLMIFHMQHDGTRISEQLTHPVDGKNKGPLIYDPDKTNNKYNPENVNVVAEDVQIKMVFEQENNLYFCLLCEEQKTMAAEPFAEHMLTNHDLNFYSCEICSAGFLSIESMKEHIESMHLNLSNIKQVENLENSCEECQQVFSDNQLLHVHKRTHSNTALQYECSDCQKKYSCRKVLLDHLNMHTGRRPYKCSKCPKDFASKYTLQGHMKIHSERLRPYKCDKCNKTFLNQQTFSHHKKLHIGEKSFICDICSKDFSTQHNLDVHKIVHTGQRPFICRTCGKSFARRAEIKDHERIHTGEKPYKCDMCDAAFAQRSNLMTHRKSTHLNEKLHKCDQCDRSFKRRRLLQYHINAVHTGVRPHECEICGSSFVYPEHKKKHMLIHGNTKPYTCEICGKEFNSCANRNAHRYVHSTKKPYECLKCGVGFMRKPLLLTHMKLAGHTNDTIIINQPNISDKRTLTLERDMSLVDLCDETNEVPASSKSQDSNSSVGKALQLITQHTGEVISDVAEVSTVQYLQFDDLDKDGHQIITWVDIGRNTDHN, encoded by the exons ATGGTGTTAActtcagaaaaaaattactttaatggTGAATCACAATTAAATGAAGGAAACACTTTAGTCCAGCATGACTTTATGTTAGAAAATGCCAAATGTTTCCTCTGTGATCGCAATTTTGTTGAAGGGGAAGATACTTTCCTAATTTTTGAAATCCGTCTGCGTGACGATGGCGGAATTGATAACCCTTTATCTCTTATATTGGCAACTGCTTTAGGCAGAGATTTAGATGAAATTAACTCGCATTCCAAT ttGCTCTGCGCGTCTTGCAATAAAAATACTTTGGAGTTTGAGAAATTGCTTCATAAATTTTGTGAACTgcgtataaaaataatcaaagcgTATAATCAAACTGTTCAAATGTACAACATAGATCCCATAGTTATTGATTGTGAAAACGAGATATCTCGAATAGAGAAATCTGAATTTGgtgaattaattgaaaatataattattgatgAATTGCACAATAAAACCCTAAACGAAAATTCAGCCGAAAGCTCGAATGAGAGCTTAGAATCATTTGACGATGATACTGCAGAAGCAATTGAGTCGAAAGTTCTTGTAGATACAGAACTGTCGTTGGATGACACAGTGGATTTAATAGAAGAAATATCCGAAAGCGAGGAAATAATTACTGAAtctaaacttttaaatattcaaagaCAAAGCGAGGAACAAATTGTGAATCCTCAACTCAATAATTACAGCGGGATTATTGCAGACTTTACAGAAGATCGTCCGCAAG atttgATGATTTTTCATATGCAACACGACGGTACAAGAATCTCTGAACAATTAACTCATCCCGTAGACGGTAAAAACAAAGGGCCCTTAATATATGATCCAGATAAAACTAATAACAAAT ACAATCCTGAAAATGTTAATGTCGTGGCAGAGGATGTGCAAATTAAAATGGTTTTTGAACAAGAAAACAATCTATACTTTTGCTTATTGTGCGAGGAACAAAAGACAATGGCAGCAGAACCATTTGCAGAGCATATGCTCACAAATCATGATTTGAACTTTTATTCTTGTGAGATTTGTTCTGCTGGTTTCCTTTCAATTGAAAGTATGAAAGAACATATAGAAAGTATGCATTTAAATTTGTCTAACATCAAACAAGTTGAAAACCTAGAAAATTCATGTGAAGAATGCCAACAAGTTTTTAGCGATAATCAATTGTTGCATGTACACAAACGAACTCACAGCAACACTGCTTTGCAATACGAATGTTCAGATTGTCAGAAGAAATACAGTTGCCGAAAAGTATTGCTTGATCACTTGAATATGCACACCGGTCGTCGACCATACAAGTGCTCGAAATGCCCAAAGGACTTCGCATCAAAATATACATTGCAAGGGCATATGAAAATTCACAGTGAACGATTACGCCCATATAAATGcgataaatgtaataaaacatTTCTTAACCAACAAACCTTCTCCCACCATAAGAAGCTACACATAGGAGAAAAGTCGTTCATATGTGATATTTGCTCAAAGGACTTTAGCACCCAACACAATTTAGATGTGCATAAGATTGTGCATACTGGTCAGCGACCGTTTATATGCCGAACTTGTGGCAAATCATTCGCACGTCGTGCTGAGATTAAAGATCATGAACGTATACATACGGGAGAGAAACCTTATAAATGTGATATGTGCGATGCTGCATTCGCACAGCGTTCAAACTTAATGACGCACCGAAAGTCCACACATTTAAATGAGAAGTTACACAAGTGCGATCAGTGCGACCGTTCGTTTAAAAGACGCCGTTTATTACAATATCATATCAATGCAGTACACACAGGTGTGCGTCCTCACGAATGCGAAATATGCGGTTCTTCATTTGTTTATCCTGAACATAAGAAAAAACATATGCTTATACACGGAAATACTAAACCATATACTTGTGAAATATGCGGTAAGGAATTTAACAGTTGTGCTAATCGCAATGCTCATCGTTACGTACATAGCACAAAAAAGCCATATGAGTGTCTGAAATGCGGTGTTGGCTTCATGCGCAAGCCTTTATTGTTGACACATATGAAACTTGCAGGGCATACGAACGACACCATTATCATTAACCAACCAAATATCAGTGACAAAAGGACGCTGACTTTAGAAAGAGACATGAGCCTTGTAGACTTGTGTGATGAAACTAACGAAGTTCCCGCGAGCTCCAAATCACAAGATTCAAATTCAAGTGTTGGCAAAGCACTGCAACTAATTACGCAGCACACAGGAGAAGTTATAAGCGATGTTGCCGAAGTGAGCACTgtacagtatttgcaatttgatgATTTAGATAAAGATGGTCATCAAATAATTACTTGGGTAGATATTGGACGCAATACAGATCATAATtaa